In one window of Candidatus Dependentiae bacterium DNA:
- a CDS encoding orotidine 5'-phosphate decarboxylase, with the protein MKLQIAFDLTDLDQAIAIAEAVENSADIIEVGSLLIYKHGVLAVQKFKERFPQKIILADTKIVDRSKDAVTLFAQSGADWITVMAGANKNVIHAACTIAHELGKKVMLDLLDASSLGQSALEAKSLGADALVFHKPIDDDPLVFLDRWDMVKGNTQLPVFISTALSRETLSEILSINPAGLVLGQTITQSQDPQQEAAYFAHALHG; encoded by the coding sequence ATGAAATTACAGATTGCTTTTGATCTAACTGATCTTGATCAGGCCATAGCTATAGCTGAAGCTGTAGAAAACTCCGCTGACATTATAGAAGTTGGATCATTGCTTATTTATAAGCATGGTGTTCTTGCTGTACAAAAATTCAAAGAGCGCTTTCCTCAAAAAATTATTTTAGCTGATACTAAGATAGTCGATAGAAGCAAAGATGCTGTTACCCTATTTGCTCAATCAGGTGCTGATTGGATTACCGTTATGGCTGGAGCAAACAAAAACGTTATTCACGCTGCATGTACCATAGCACATGAATTAGGTAAAAAAGTTATGCTTGATCTGCTTGATGCAAGTTCACTCGGACAATCAGCTCTTGAAGCTAAAAGCCTCGGTGCTGACGCTTTAGTTTTTCATAAACCTATTGATGATGATCCACTGGTATTTTTAGATAGATGGGATATGGTTAAAGGTAATACACAGTTACCCGTATTTATTTCTACTGCATTATCACGTGAAACGTTAAGCGAAATACTTTCTATTAACCCAGCAGGCCTTGTACTAGGACAAACTATAACTCAATCGCAAGATCCACAACAAGAAGCTGCCTATTTTGCTCATGCGTTACATGGTTAA
- a CDS encoding hemerythrin domain-containing protein, which yields MHNFIRYKFYREHKYLSFVLNDLERLIAKTNFQIAQEVVKVTEQFKAAIELLKGHAEYEDNCLHVLLKQKNSQLYEHIEEDHGTLDETLNNLQLLLDRVNSFVLASEKVEAGYQFYVGYRKFVGENLIHLHEEETIILPELHRLYSDEELKKVEAKTYAVMSSDDLIDMLQVLFPHMNASDKRALLSDIKECQPAKYAVIWPKIQLQIPEHELPIITL from the coding sequence ATGCATAATTTTATACGATATAAATTTTATCGTGAACATAAATATTTAAGCTTTGTACTTAATGATTTAGAACGTTTGATTGCAAAGACCAACTTTCAGATAGCCCAAGAGGTGGTAAAAGTTACAGAACAATTTAAAGCAGCGATTGAGCTACTCAAAGGGCATGCGGAGTATGAAGATAATTGTTTACATGTATTGCTTAAGCAGAAAAACTCGCAACTATACGAGCATATTGAAGAAGATCATGGAACTTTAGATGAGACGCTTAATAATTTGCAGTTATTGCTTGATCGTGTTAATTCTTTTGTATTAGCATCAGAAAAAGTAGAGGCTGGTTATCAGTTTTACGTTGGTTACAGGAAGTTTGTGGGAGAGAATCTGATTCATTTGCATGAAGAAGAAACCATTATATTGCCAGAGTTACACCGCTTGTATTCAGATGAAGAATTGAAAAAAGTAGAAGCAAAAACATACGCGGTTATGTCATCCGATGATTTAATCGACATGTTGCAAGTATTGTTTCCTCATATGAATGCTAGCGATAAGAGAGCGCTTTTATCTGATATTAAAGAGTGCCAACCAGCTAAATACGCAGTTATATGGCCAAAAATACAGCTTCAAATACCTGAACATGAATTGCCAATAATCACCTTATAA
- a CDS encoding SAP domain-containing protein has translation MIAKKLLHAHELNELHEALYYMKINELKGLCATYSLPIKGNKVALINRITVFIETGKVVHLQELPSTSKANKELVDYNLELDALMLYGGYKNDAKTRSFFKTVIGNHFHFTAFGIDWLNERWISGNPPTYREFALFWQQEYLNRKQTKVVPKKEWAYINFTQQFLIHNPAASKKEIITAWEKERMQYVYKIKNLLDLT, from the coding sequence ATGATAGCTAAAAAATTATTGCATGCTCATGAGCTTAATGAACTACATGAAGCTTTATATTACATGAAAATCAATGAGCTTAAAGGCTTATGCGCAACTTATAGTCTACCTATAAAAGGTAATAAAGTTGCTTTGATAAATCGTATCACAGTATTTATAGAGACAGGCAAGGTTGTACATTTGCAAGAACTTCCTAGTACATCTAAGGCAAATAAAGAACTTGTAGACTATAATCTTGAGCTTGATGCTTTAATGCTTTATGGGGGATATAAGAACGATGCTAAGACTCGCAGTTTTTTTAAGACAGTTATTGGCAATCATTTTCACTTTACTGCATTTGGCATTGACTGGCTTAATGAAAGATGGATTTCTGGCAATCCTCCGACCTATAGAGAATTTGCTTTGTTTTGGCAACAAGAATATCTTAATAGAAAACAGACTAAAGTGGTACCTAAAAAAGAATGGGCCTATATTAATTTTACGCAACAATTTTTAATTCATAACCCAGCTGCCTCAAAAAAAGAAATTATTACAGCATGGGAAAAAGAGCGTATGCAGTATGTGTATAAGATTAAAAATTTGTTAGATTTAACGTAG
- a CDS encoding prolyl-tRNA synthetase associated domain-containing protein translates to MTAKENLFNKLEELNIKYQTYNHEPLLTIEQSLKAAFHIPGIGCKNLFLKDNKNNLYLIVAVYDTKIALKPLSKNIKAPELRFANEELLKQYLGVVPGSVTPFGILNDKDHNVKILLDSRIFNYDQAGFHPLENTQTTVISTKDLKKFIEYCGNFNQIINFENLI, encoded by the coding sequence ATGACTGCCAAAGAAAATTTATTTAATAAACTTGAAGAATTAAATATTAAGTATCAAACTTATAATCACGAGCCTTTGTTAACAATTGAGCAGTCTCTTAAGGCTGCTTTTCATATTCCAGGTATTGGGTGTAAAAATCTCTTTTTAAAGGATAACAAAAATAATTTGTATTTAATTGTAGCTGTCTATGATACTAAAATCGCTTTAAAACCTTTATCTAAAAATATTAAAGCTCCAGAGTTGAGATTTGCTAATGAAGAATTACTTAAACAGTATTTAGGAGTAGTGCCCGGATCGGTAACACCGTTTGGCATACTTAACGATAAAGATCATAACGTAAAAATTCTTTTAGATTCACGTATATTTAATTATGATCAAGCTGGATTTCATCCTTTAGAAAATACTCAAACAACTGTTATATCGACAAAAGATTTAAAAAAGTTTATTGAATATTGTGGCAATTTTAATCAAATTATAAACTTTGAAAACCTTATATAA
- the mreC gene encoding rod shape-determining protein MreC, whose product MTRISVFRLLKQSSILFVTGGLFCSLFFKVYYRSSGVLESFSSRLLYPVIKIQTTVTRPVHNWLAHWRSYKELQADHQNYKIQLEDLKAQVIALNAYRDYAHDTQEVRSFLNRYNSNNGILAQVILKNFDEKNHFFLLDAGLRKGVMRDNPVVYKNCLVGRISEVYPYYSKVTLITDASCKIAAYCTSNRVQGIHEGENSLQHSKLAFVNHLESLKLNDLIVSSGEGLIFPRGFGLGSIDSYSIDGFNYKVSVKPLINFKELAYCYVLQKGAEWNSAQEVPELLKPQEITSATDAIQEVKAEDVVETATENQDSLIAPIQDDKESEKETLKENSQTQLVEE is encoded by the coding sequence ATGACACGTATTTCAGTTTTCCGACTTTTAAAGCAGAGCAGTATACTCTTTGTAACTGGAGGCCTTTTTTGTAGCCTCTTTTTTAAAGTATATTATCGATCTTCAGGTGTTCTTGAGTCTTTTTCCTCACGTCTTTTATACCCAGTAATTAAAATACAAACCACCGTTACTCGTCCTGTGCATAATTGGCTTGCCCATTGGCGTAGTTACAAAGAGCTGCAGGCTGACCATCAAAACTACAAAATTCAGTTAGAAGACCTCAAAGCCCAGGTTATAGCTCTGAACGCTTATCGTGACTATGCTCATGATACTCAAGAAGTTCGTAGTTTTTTAAATCGTTATAATTCTAATAATGGTATTTTAGCACAAGTAATACTTAAGAATTTTGATGAAAAAAATCACTTTTTTTTACTTGATGCTGGGCTACGTAAAGGTGTGATGCGCGATAATCCTGTTGTGTATAAAAACTGCTTGGTAGGCCGCATAAGTGAAGTTTACCCGTATTATAGTAAAGTAACTTTAATAACAGATGCTTCATGCAAAATCGCTGCTTATTGTACTTCTAATCGTGTACAAGGTATTCATGAGGGTGAAAACAGTTTGCAACATTCTAAGCTTGCTTTTGTAAATCATCTTGAGAGCCTAAAACTCAATGATTTAATTGTTTCTAGTGGTGAAGGGCTGATATTTCCTCGTGGTTTTGGTTTAGGATCTATAGACTCGTATAGCATAGATGGCTTTAATTATAAAGTAAGTGTTAAGCCGCTGATAAATTTCAAAGAGTTAGCCTATTGTTATGTACTTCAAAAGGGTGCTGAATGGAATAGTGCCCAAGAAGTGCCAGAGTTGCTTAAACCTCAAGAGATCACTTCAGCTACTGATGCTATTCAAGAGGTTAAAGCAGAGGATGTTGTAGAAACGGCAACGGAAAACCAAGATTCTCTTATTGCACCAATACAAGATGATAAAGAGTCAGAAAAAGAAACGCTAAAAGAAAATTCTCAAACGCAACTAGTAGAAGAGTAA
- the rsmG gene encoding 16S rRNA (guanine(527)-N(7))-methyltransferase RsmG, with amino-acid sequence MTKKNLELESPSLWQAFKERTNLTDRQLEQFQQYYTLLKETNDIHNLTAITDFMSVLKYHFEDSLMLGQFVDCTKLSCVADVGTGGGFPGLPLKIKYPHLQVVLIEVNFKKRAFLKEVVALLGLTDVEISELDWRTFLRKTEYPVELFSARASLQPEELLRMFKPASPYKNATLVYWASKEWTPDAYVQSFITKEEQYKMSHKSRRLIFLENPVVQE; translated from the coding sequence ATGACAAAAAAAAATTTAGAACTTGAATCACCATCATTATGGCAAGCATTTAAAGAGCGTACAAACTTAACTGACAGGCAACTTGAGCAATTTCAACAGTACTATACTTTGCTTAAAGAAACCAATGATATACATAATCTAACGGCTATAACCGATTTTATGTCTGTGCTAAAATACCATTTTGAAGACTCGCTTATGTTGGGTCAATTTGTAGATTGCACTAAGCTCAGTTGCGTTGCTGATGTAGGAACCGGTGGCGGATTTCCTGGTCTTCCTTTAAAAATTAAGTATCCTCATTTGCAGGTAGTTCTTATAGAAGTTAATTTTAAAAAAAGAGCATTTTTAAAAGAAGTTGTAGCTCTCTTAGGTCTCACTGATGTAGAAATTTCTGAGCTTGATTGGCGTACTTTTTTAAGAAAGACAGAGTATCCTGTAGAGCTGTTTTCTGCTCGTGCTTCTTTGCAGCCAGAAGAGCTGTTGCGTATGTTTAAACCAGCGTCGCCGTATAAAAACGCTACACTTGTCTATTGGGCCTCAAAAGAATGGACGCCAGACGCCTACGTGCAAAGCTTTATCACTAAAGAAGAACAGTATAAAATGAGCCATAAATCACGCCGTTTAATATTTTTAGAGAACCCAGTAGTACAAGAGTGA
- a CDS encoding MATE family efflux transporter, with protein MKNTAHVPTPEASSASNVSGESYSAILRYFYPEFITSLILYSVLNLLDIYFIAQLNVASTYTTLGVTNTLFHFITKIAEGLSVGMVVVCGQYNGVHKYKHVGRAVTDSFWATCVIGGCIASLLYGGAYIIYGFYDVPQEMIELGVPFLRLRAVGVFFHFVYFALIGFLRGIKNTKVPMIFSVIGAVVFIFFDYALVFGKFGFAALEFQGSALASVIQYLVMFIGAFVYVFIEKEHSKYAIKLFTRVRWHNVRDLVHMSWPVVIDKASLAASQIWLTKLMAGVAKANSCVGGATVLESFVAIKDIERFSILPAIALAQVVTFLVSNDYLLQRWHSIKNTIKKTLLLSCSMVFGLFFIFYVSSGKILYVMGKQNVLTPFVVKLLPLVSILVFFDLLQLILSAALRGAGDVKTVMWVRLVVCGSFIPASWVVSFLHFNSSYLQFISIYGSLYVANALMSLLYVYRFKSGAWKKQSIEGS; from the coding sequence ATGAAAAATACTGCTCACGTACCTACACCTGAAGCATCTTCTGCAAGTAATGTGTCAGGGGAAAGTTATAGCGCAATTTTAAGGTATTTTTACCCTGAGTTTATAACGTCACTTATACTGTACTCGGTTCTTAATTTACTTGATATTTATTTTATAGCGCAGCTTAATGTTGCTTCAACCTATACTACTCTTGGGGTAACTAATACGCTATTTCATTTTATTACCAAAATAGCTGAAGGGCTTTCAGTTGGTATGGTAGTAGTGTGTGGTCAGTATAACGGTGTGCATAAGTATAAGCATGTTGGTAGAGCAGTGACCGATTCGTTTTGGGCAACATGTGTTATTGGTGGGTGTATAGCATCGTTGCTGTATGGTGGCGCCTACATAATATATGGCTTTTACGACGTTCCTCAGGAGATGATTGAGCTTGGAGTGCCCTTTTTACGATTAAGGGCAGTAGGAGTATTTTTTCATTTTGTTTATTTTGCCCTTATTGGCTTTTTGCGTGGCATTAAAAATACTAAAGTACCCATGATTTTTTCTGTTATTGGCGCAGTAGTTTTTATCTTTTTTGATTACGCACTTGTTTTTGGTAAATTTGGTTTTGCTGCTCTTGAATTTCAGGGCTCTGCTTTAGCATCTGTAATACAATATTTGGTTATGTTTATAGGCGCTTTTGTCTATGTTTTTATTGAAAAAGAGCATAGTAAATATGCTATTAAGTTATTTACGCGAGTGCGTTGGCATAATGTGCGTGATCTGGTGCATATGAGCTGGCCTGTAGTAATAGATAAAGCAAGTTTAGCAGCTTCTCAGATATGGCTTACTAAATTAATGGCAGGCGTTGCTAAAGCTAACAGCTGTGTGGGTGGTGCAACCGTGCTTGAAAGTTTTGTAGCTATAAAAGATATTGAACGATTTTCTATTTTGCCTGCTATAGCGCTTGCTCAAGTGGTTACATTTTTAGTCAGTAACGATTACTTGCTGCAGCGTTGGCATAGTATAAAAAATACTATCAAAAAAACGCTTTTGCTTTCTTGCAGTATGGTATTTGGTTTATTTTTTATATTTTATGTAAGTTCTGGAAAAATTTTATATGTAATGGGTAAGCAGAATGTGCTTACACCTTTTGTAGTTAAACTACTGCCGCTTGTAAGTATACTGGTCTTTTTTGATCTGTTACAATTAATCTTATCAGCCGCATTGCGTGGTGCAGGAGATGTTAAGACGGTGATGTGGGTACGACTTGTTGTATGTGGCAGCTTTATTCCTGCCTCTTGGGTAGTATCGTTTTTACACTTTAACAGTTCTTACCTGCAGTTTATAAGTATTTATGGTTCACTGTATGTTGCGAATGCTCTTATGAGTTTATTGTATGTATATCGCTTTAAGTCTGGAGCGTGGAAAAAACAATCAATTGAAGGATCTTAA
- a CDS encoding phosphatase PAP2 family protein, whose amino-acid sequence MILKRRAYTVILFLLFSVRFNLLKALETNLVESIKCFSSTLVYDSLELGRYLFSADSLKVAAACVPLYGITRLWDEPLHYCFYDKKQHKNIKQLPQWCHSGANVGVIAVPMITLGACALFAQDIKLKTTAQIFVLGLPFTWATKRALKLFKVNCCLRPRNEHFPRYQRSHGGFPSGHMLEITYMTTLIGLQYGPQWGIPLAVGAGFLAVDFTVCNRHYVSQLVAGTALGVIFGVAASKLVDSKLAQACNLAVTVETCPQTVRPALQVAYVF is encoded by the coding sequence GTGATCTTAAAAAGAAGAGCGTATACAGTCATTCTTTTTCTACTTTTTTCTGTGCGCTTTAACTTGCTCAAGGCTCTAGAGACAAATTTAGTTGAGTCAATTAAGTGCTTTAGCTCTACTCTTGTGTATGATTCTCTTGAGCTTGGGCGTTATTTATTTTCAGCCGATTCGCTTAAGGTTGCTGCAGCATGTGTACCCTTGTATGGTATTACGCGCTTATGGGATGAGCCATTACATTATTGTTTTTACGATAAAAAGCAGCATAAAAATATTAAGCAGTTACCTCAGTGGTGCCATTCAGGTGCTAACGTGGGTGTGATTGCTGTTCCTATGATTACGCTTGGTGCGTGTGCCTTGTTTGCCCAAGACATTAAACTTAAAACTACAGCACAGATTTTTGTGCTTGGGTTACCTTTTACGTGGGCTACTAAACGGGCGTTAAAGCTTTTTAAGGTGAACTGCTGCTTAAGGCCACGCAATGAGCATTTTCCTCGTTACCAAAGGTCTCATGGTGGCTTTCCTTCAGGCCATATGCTTGAGATAACCTATATGACTACACTTATTGGGTTGCAATATGGACCGCAATGGGGTATTCCTTTGGCTGTAGGAGCGGGGTTTTTAGCAGTCGATTTTACTGTTTGTAATCGTCATTATGTATCACAACTTGTTGCAGGCACAGCTTTAGGTGTTATATTTGGTGTCGCTGCTAGTAAGCTTGTTGACAGCAAATTAGCACAAGCTTGCAATCTAGCAGTAACAGTAGAAACATGTCCTCAAACAGTACGTCCTGCATTGCAAGTCGCTTACGTATTTTAG
- the sppA gene encoding signal peptide peptidase SppA, translated as MANWFGSLSNIFFFLLFLQVAPSLFKDLHKKYSGLLEPKSKVGLIHIKDNLTSSGAYTRNLRKCFEDKDIKAILIKMECPGGYAGTAQSVFNEIKTLKAQYPKPIITLVENIAASGGYYIASATDYIIAPASAFIGSIGAYVAFPQVKQFIEKYNIKYDIIKSGAYKASGSPFLDLTPEQRKQLQSLTDSSYNQFTKDVQNSRPGLSSDSKLWADGKIFTGDQALSLKLIDELGSFSNAVSKLKKLATIEKEIEWVKPAKSSNFITNLFSSDSDDDETDPESSSSLQSIANTLCKTVEDRYTTPRVKY; from the coding sequence ATGGCTAATTGGTTTGGCTCTTTGAGCAATATCTTTTTCTTTCTTTTATTTTTGCAAGTAGCACCAAGCTTATTTAAAGACTTGCACAAAAAATATTCAGGACTACTTGAGCCTAAAAGCAAAGTTGGCTTAATTCATATTAAAGATAACTTAACAAGTTCAGGAGCGTATACACGTAACTTAAGAAAGTGTTTTGAAGACAAAGATATTAAAGCAATACTTATAAAGATGGAATGCCCAGGAGGCTATGCCGGAACTGCTCAATCAGTATTTAACGAAATAAAAACGCTTAAAGCTCAATATCCTAAACCTATTATTACACTTGTAGAAAACATAGCTGCTTCAGGCGGCTACTATATTGCCAGCGCTACAGATTATATTATAGCTCCAGCAAGTGCTTTTATTGGTAGCATAGGAGCCTATGTAGCATTTCCTCAGGTAAAACAGTTTATCGAAAAGTATAATATTAAGTATGACATTATAAAATCTGGAGCTTATAAAGCCTCTGGTAGTCCCTTTTTAGATCTTACACCTGAGCAACGAAAACAATTGCAGTCATTAACTGATAGCTCCTACAATCAATTTACAAAAGACGTTCAGAATAGTCGTCCGGGTCTATCAAGCGATTCAAAATTATGGGCTGATGGTAAAATATTTACTGGAGATCAAGCGCTTTCATTAAAACTTATTGATGAACTGGGCTCATTTTCTAACGCTGTTAGCAAACTTAAAAAACTTGCCACTATAGAGAAAGAAATAGAATGGGTTAAACCAGCTAAAAGCAGCAACTTTATAACTAACTTGTTTTCTTCTGATAGTGATGATGATGAAACAGACCCCGAGTCCTCATCATCTTTACAAAGTATCGCAAATACTTTGTGTAAAACAGTAGAAGATCGTTACACTACACCACGTGTAAAGTATTAA
- the gatA gene encoding Asp-tRNA(Asn)/Glu-tRNA(Gln) amidotransferase subunit GatA, which produces MSELAFSSIKTLQEKVARRELSISEVLEHSLKRFAQFDERIGSALEVFDTDSITAASSAQGPLAGIPGLIKDNICQKNRTVSCASKILQNYVAPYDATAIVRLKAAGALCVGRANMDEFAMGSSTETSAYQKTRNPWNTDLVPGGSSGGSIAAVAAGFVPWALGSETGGSVRQPAALCGIVGLKPTYGLISRYGLIAYASSLDQIGIATRTTYDNALVLSTLAGHDAQDSTSRPIAAQDYTHGLTGTLKPGFTLGIIENALEAEGFNPEVYAALNEAIKQFERLGATIKRVKLPMMDYGAAAYFIISRAEAASNLARFDGVRYGYRNKDAQTVADMYARTRQEGFGFEVTSRILVGNYVLSAGHADAYYANARTVQGFIREEFNQAFKDVDLLLSPVSPSPAFKFGAFDDNQLQMDLQDYFTASINLAGIPALSIPCGMTHDNLPIGLQLIGPDLSEAEIFKAAYAYEQATQWHTLHPILK; this is translated from the coding sequence ATGAGTGAACTTGCCTTTAGTTCAATAAAGACGTTACAAGAAAAAGTAGCTCGCCGTGAGCTTTCTATCTCTGAAGTACTTGAGCACTCTCTTAAGCGTTTTGCACAATTCGACGAACGCATTGGTTCTGCTTTAGAGGTATTTGATACAGATTCTATTACAGCTGCCAGCTCTGCTCAAGGGCCACTTGCAGGTATTCCAGGGCTTATTAAAGATAATATTTGCCAAAAAAATCGCACGGTATCTTGTGCTTCAAAAATATTACAAAATTACGTAGCTCCGTATGATGCAACGGCAATAGTACGTTTAAAAGCTGCTGGAGCTTTATGTGTTGGTCGCGCTAATATGGACGAGTTTGCTATGGGAAGTTCAACAGAAACTTCAGCGTACCAAAAAACAAGAAATCCCTGGAACACCGATCTGGTGCCGGGTGGCTCAAGTGGCGGCTCTATAGCTGCAGTTGCAGCTGGTTTTGTGCCTTGGGCGCTTGGCTCTGAAACAGGTGGCTCAGTAAGACAACCAGCAGCACTTTGTGGTATTGTGGGTCTGAAACCAACATATGGGCTTATCTCTCGTTATGGGCTTATTGCTTATGCGTCATCACTTGATCAGATAGGTATAGCAACACGTACAACCTATGATAATGCGTTAGTGCTTTCAACATTAGCTGGTCATGATGCACAAGATTCTACCAGTCGTCCTATTGCTGCTCAAGATTATACTCACGGGTTAACGGGTACCTTAAAGCCAGGTTTTACATTAGGCATCATCGAAAATGCTTTAGAAGCTGAAGGATTTAATCCTGAGGTATATGCTGCTCTTAATGAAGCTATAAAGCAATTTGAGCGTTTAGGCGCTACTATAAAAAGAGTAAAGTTACCTATGATGGATTATGGCGCAGCAGCTTATTTTATTATAAGTCGTGCAGAAGCTGCTTCTAACTTAGCTCGTTTTGATGGTGTACGTTACGGTTACCGTAATAAAGATGCTCAAACGGTGGCTGATATGTATGCTCGTACACGTCAAGAAGGTTTTGGCTTTGAAGTTACTTCTCGTATTTTAGTAGGAAACTATGTGCTTTCAGCTGGTCATGCAGATGCCTACTATGCTAATGCTCGTACGGTGCAAGGCTTTATTCGTGAAGAATTTAATCAAGCATTTAAAGATGTCGATCTGTTATTGTCACCCGTATCACCGTCACCAGCGTTTAAGTTTGGTGCTTTTGATGATAATCAACTGCAAATGGATCTGCAAGATTACTTTACTGCTTCAATAAATTTAGCGGGTATTCCTGCTTTAAGTATTCCGTGCGGTATGACGCACGACAATCTTCCTATAGGCTTACAACTTATTGGACCTGATTTGTCTGAAGCTGAGATATTTAAAGCCGCTTATGCGTATGAGCAGGCTACTCAGTGGCATACTTTGCATCCTATTCTTAAGTAA
- the gatC gene encoding Asp-tRNA(Asn)/Glu-tRNA(Gln) amidotransferase subunit GatC codes for MVKITKEEVLKLAHMSQVAIDEHDIEKLTAKLDAVLSYASCLIEVAQGKKVYTTVQSTNVVREDRMVKTDPELLLSLAPEREEDYYVVPMILKNS; via the coding sequence ATGGTAAAAATTACTAAAGAAGAAGTATTAAAATTAGCGCACATGTCACAAGTAGCTATAGACGAACATGACATAGAAAAGCTTACTGCAAAATTAGATGCAGTTCTCTCTTACGCGTCATGTCTTATTGAAGTAGCTCAAGGAAAAAAAGTGTATACAACGGTTCAAAGCACAAACGTTGTGCGTGAAGATCGTATGGTAAAAACAGATCCAGAGTTATTGCTTTCACTAGCGCCTGAGCGTGAAGAAGATTACTATGTTGTTCCTATGATTTTGAAAAATAGTTAA
- a CDS encoding AAA family ATPase yields the protein MLSCLRRFAKSLLASTLKELFSENKELVKDLLISSSDYRWQEYPVIYLDFADISHETATELKLSLGWALNSIAQHYTIDISQAPTLNAKFSFLVKQLARKNKVVLLIDEYDKPVLDHYLSSY from the coding sequence ATTCTTTCATGTCTTCGTCGTTTTGCTAAGTCTCTTCTGGCTTCTACGTTAAAGGAATTATTTTCTGAAAATAAAGAACTTGTTAAAGACTTGTTGATAAGCAGTAGTGACTATAGATGGCAAGAGTATCCTGTTATTTATTTAGATTTTGCTGATATAAGTCATGAGACTGCTACCGAATTAAAGTTAAGCTTAGGTTGGGCTTTAAATTCTATAGCTCAGCACTATACGATAGATATATCTCAAGCTCCAACACTTAATGCTAAGTTTAGTTTTTTAGTTAAACAGTTAGCTCGGAAAAATAAAGTTGTTCTTTTAATTGATGAATATGATAAACCGGTACTTGATCATTATCTAAGTTCTTACTAG